A stretch of the Dyella telluris genome encodes the following:
- a CDS encoding MBL fold metallo-hydrolase, which translates to MKYVMIVLCCAATLLGMPAFAQPSPGDMNVHWDAGAANCQKNPPRPLQVHRYDQGTYILRESLCQTYEGPFIYLLIGANRALLIDTGDVADADKMPLASTVLGLLPEVNGKRIPLLIAHTHGHLDHREGDAQFASAPDVAIIGTDLPHVIDGFGFRDWPNDVAHVDLGGRTVDVIATPGHYPSHVSFYDGNTGLLFTGDFFLPGRLIIDNTEADRASAARINDYVRDRPVTYVLGGHVELDRHGQTEPTGSNWHPDEAPLPLGKADLAQLPQLLASFNGFYTQTGRFVMYSQTRMLQVIGVIGILLLIVIVLSLRWWFRHRRHARAAAQGLH; encoded by the coding sequence ATGAAGTACGTCATGATCGTGCTGTGCTGTGCCGCCACCCTGCTGGGCATGCCTGCTTTCGCCCAGCCCTCGCCCGGCGACATGAATGTCCACTGGGATGCCGGTGCTGCCAATTGCCAGAAGAACCCGCCCCGCCCACTCCAGGTGCATCGCTACGACCAAGGCACCTACATCCTGCGCGAAAGTCTCTGCCAAACCTACGAAGGGCCGTTCATCTATCTGCTCATCGGTGCCAACCGCGCCCTGCTTATCGACACCGGTGATGTAGCTGATGCCGACAAGATGCCGCTCGCTTCCACCGTGCTCGGCTTGTTGCCCGAGGTGAACGGCAAGCGGATTCCGCTGCTCATCGCCCACACGCATGGTCACCTGGATCACCGCGAAGGCGACGCGCAGTTCGCCAGCGCCCCCGACGTTGCCATCATCGGCACCGACCTGCCCCACGTCATCGACGGCTTCGGCTTTCGCGACTGGCCCAACGACGTGGCCCATGTCGACCTGGGCGGCCGCACGGTCGACGTCATCGCCACGCCTGGCCACTACCCTTCACACGTCTCGTTCTACGACGGCAACACCGGTCTGCTGTTCACCGGTGATTTTTTCCTTCCCGGCCGGCTGATCATCGACAACACCGAGGCTGATCGCGCCAGCGCCGCGCGCATCAACGACTACGTGCGCGATCGACCGGTAACCTACGTGCTGGGCGGCCATGTGGAACTGGACCGGCATGGACAGACCGAACCCACCGGCTCGAACTGGCACCCCGACGAAGCACCACTGCCACTGGGCAAGGCCGACCTGGCCCAACTCCCCCAGCTGCTCGCGTCGTTCAACGGGTTCTACACACAGACCGGCCGCTTCGTGATGTACAGCCAGACGCGCATGCTGCAGGTGATCGGGGTGATCGGCATTCTTCTCCTGATCGTCATCGTGCTCTCCCTACGCTGGTGGTTCAGACACCGGCGCCACGCACGGGCCGCCGCCCAGGGACTCCACTGA